In the Bacillus sp. FJAT-42376 genome, ATTATAATGCGGAAATGGTCAGCAAGTTCCGCAAACAGGTTGAAGAGCATATCGTTCCAATTGCAACCGGCCTTTATGAGCGGCAAAAAGAACGGCTTGGCTTAGATGAATTCTTATACTACGATGAGCCGGCTGAATTCACATCAGGAAATGCTGTGCCGAAAGGAGATCCGGACTGGATCGTAGACACCGGGAAACAAATGTACAATGAGCTTTCTCCGGAAACGGATGAATTTTTCCGGTTTATGGCGGATAAAAACCTGCTCGATCTCCTCTCGAAAAAAGGGAAGGCAGGCGGAGGGTACTGCACCTATGTAGCAGATTATGAATCTCCGTTTATTTTTGCAAACTTTAACGGTACATCCGGGGATATTGATGTCCTGACACATGAAGCCGGACATGCATTCCAGGTTTATATGAGCCGCGGCTTTGAGGTGTCGGAATACCAGTGGCCGACCCATGAGGCGTGCGAAATTCATTCGATGAGCATGGAATTCTTTACATGGCCATGGATGGAGCTGTTCTTCAAGGAAGACACAGAAAAATATAAGTTCTCTCATCTGAGCGGGGCATTGAAGTTTATTCCTTACGGGGTGGCGGTAGATGAATTTCAGCACTTTATCTATGAGAATCCGGATGCGACGCCGAAAGAGCGCAACAGCAAATGGAGAGAGCTTGAAAAGACCTATCTGCCTCACCGCGAATATCAAGACAGCCACTATCTGGAGCAGGGAGGATTCTGGCAAAAACAAAGCCATATCTACAATTCTCCTTTCTATTATATTGACTACACCCTGGCTCAAATTTGTGCTCTGCAGTATTGGAAGCAGCTGCACGAAGATAGAGAGGCGGCTTGGGGCAGTTACCTGAATTTATGCAAGCAGGGAGGAAGCAAAGCGTTCCTTGGACTGGTAAAAGCAGCTGGTTTAAAATCTCCATTTGAAGATGGTACCATTCAGTCGGTAGTTGGAGAAATTACAGAATGGCTGAATAAAGTGGACGATCAAGCTTTGTAATAGAAGAGTAAAAGCCCTCCGGATCCGTGGGGCTTTTACTATGTTTTCCATTGAAAATCATCCGCTTTAAAACAAATGGACTTTGACCAATTTTCTGGTATTGTTGAAATGGATGAAACCTATTTCCTATACTCTGAAAAAGGTATACGAAAATTAAATGGGCGTAAAGCCCGCAAACGTGGCGGAGCTTCTCAATTCCGTGGCATCAGCAAAGTACAAGTTTGTGTGTTGATTGCAAGGGACCGTCAAATACTGACCTTTTCAAGAGTGATAGGACAAGGGCGAATTGTGAAATCTCGTTTGGATCAAGCTATTGGGTCCAGATTATCCAAATCCAATACCCTTTGTACTGATGCGTGGCGAGCCTTCAAAACCTATGCAAAAGATACAGGGTTAGAACATTATCCATTCAAATCTGACGGAAAGGAACGAGTCAGAGGGCTTTATCACATTCAAAATGTCAATAACTATCATATCCGGTTAAAAGGCTGGATGGACCGATTTAAAGGCGTGGCAACCAAATACCTCGTCCATTATTTAAGTTGGTTCCAATTCGTTGACTTAATCAGATTTCGTAATGATTCTTCAACGGTAAGTAAAATGGTTATTGATAGCTGCTTGTTCTCGACTAATGCAACTTATGAAAGCCTAAGATTGTCGGGCTTTCAGGTATAATTTTTGGAGGCGTATATGAATACCTTAAAAGACTTAGTTTCAATAACCCCCTTTGATAAAGTTTGGGGAAAAATCATTTTGAATTATTCAGATAGAATGGAACGAGAAATCAAAGATATTCAAAACGATTTTATAGTTTTATATGAAAAACTGCATAATGTTGAGCTAAAAGATAATCTTTCAAATATGTTTATTTATATAGTTGCATTTGAATCGGATGAAGATGATGAACCAGTTTATCAACCATCTTTCGATGAAAATAATCAAAACTTGTATTTTGACGTTTCGGGTAGAGATGATGAGCATTTTGGCTACTCACTTGTTGGTAATAACTTCAATGAATGGTTAAATTTTTACATCGATTCCGACACTTTAAACTCAATGAGTTTTGAAAGTATTCTTGCACATTGTTTGTGGGAAATGACGTTTTTTGGCTACGATAATTTTGATAATGATAATGATAATGATAATGATAATGATAATGAAATGAACTAAGGGACCATCAATTGAGGTCCTTTAGTTCTTGTCCAAAAACAACAATATTTTTTAACAGAGCCTAAAAAAAGGGCTGTCCGCCGGGACAGCCCTTTTTCCTTATTAAGCTTTTGTGACAGTAATGCTTTCATTTTCGAATACAGCTTTTACATGGTCCAGCTCGCTGTGATCAATCAGCAGGTCTGTAATTTGATCTTCAAGCTGTTCCTGAATGACCCGGCGAAGCGGACGGGCACCGAATGCAGGATGGTAGCCGAGTTCGGCAAGTCTGTTTTTCGCTTCATCTGAAACAGTGAGCTTCAGATTCTTTTCATCCAGCGTTTCCTGAAGCTCGGCAAGCATGAGCTCAACAATGGCCAGCATATGTTTGCGTTCAAGTGACTGGAATTCGATAATCGCATCGAAGCGGTTCAGGAACTCTGGTTTGAAGAACGTTCCAAGTGAATCCAGCAGCGTGCTTTCTTTAATTGCAGCGGTTGCCTCTGTATCGAAACCAACCGTCATCCGTTTTTCCGTTGTTCCGGCATTGCTCGTCATGATGATGACTGTTTCTTTAAAGTTGACGGTTCTGCCGTGACTGTCTGTTAAACGGCCGTCTTCCAGTATTTGAAGGAACATATGCTGCACGTCAGGATGTGCCTTCTCAATCTCATCCAGAAGGATGATGCTGTAAGGATTCCTGCGTACTTTTTCGGTCAGCTGGCCTCCGTCATCATGGCCGACATATCCTGGAGGAGAACCGATGATTTTGGACACGGCATGTTTTTCCATATATTCGCTCATATCGAGGCGGATCATGGAATCTTTTGTGCCAAACAGTTCTTCTGCCAGTGTTTTCGTCAGCTCTGTTTTCCCTACACCGGTCGGACCTGCAAAAAGGAAGGAACCGATCGGACGGTTTTTGCGTTTTAAACCGGCGCGGCTTCTGCGCACAGCTTTCGCAACTTTTTGAACAGCCTCATCTTGTCCTATTACTTTTTTGGAAAGATTGCCTTCCAGGCTTTTCATTTTAGCTTGTTCGTCTTCCTGGATTTTACCAACAGGAATACCGGTTTTTTGTTCAATGATGGCCTGTATCTCACTAAGTCCGACAATCATTTTTTCCTGATGATCCTGTTTCTCAAGCTGTTTTTCCAGCAGAATTTCTTCGTGGCGCAGTTTGGCGGCGAGCTCATAGTTTTCCTCTGCAGCCGCTTTTTCTTTCTCTTTCGCCAGCTTGCCGAGCTGATCATGAATATCAGCTTCCTCAACACGGTCTGCTTTCAGGTTCGCTTTTGATCCGGCTTCATCGAGAAGATCGATGGCTTTATCCGGCAGGAACCGGTCCTGAATATAGCGGTGCGACAAGTTTACGCAGGCACGAATTGCTTCATCGCTGAACGTGACACCATGATATTCTTCATATTTGGACTGAATGCCCTGTAAAATTTCGATGGCTTTATCAAGAGACGGCTCATGAACCATGACCGGCTGGAAGCGGCGTTCTAAAGCAGCATCCTTTTCAATCTGGCGGTATTCTTTCAGTGTAGTCGCCCCGATGAGCTGCATTTCACCTCTGGCCAGTGCAGGCTTCAGAATATTCCCGGCATCCATTGATCCCTCAGCAGATCCTGCTCCGACAACAAGATGAATTTCATCAATAAACAAGATGACGTTTTTGCGTGATTGCAGTTCTGCGATGAGTTTTTTCATCCGGTCTTCAAATTGTCCGCGCATGCTTGTATTGGCTACAAGAGAAGCGACATCAAGAAGGTAGACTTCCTTTTTCGCAAGCTTCGAAGGCACTTTCCCTTCCGAAATTTTAAGGGCCAATCCTTCCGCTACGGCTGTTTTACCGACCCCTGGCTCTCCAATCAGAACCGGGTTGTTTTTATTCCGGCGGTTAAGGATTTCAATGACCCGGCTGACTTCGTCTTCCCGGCCGATGACCGGATCAATAAGGCCGGCTTTTGCTGCGTTTGTAAGATTTCTTCCCATCTGATCCAGAAGACCTCCGCCGTTTTGGCCGGATTTCCGTTTAGATTCTGAGCCTGGGGCACTTTGACCTTGGCTGCTTCCCATATTTTTAAATAATTGATCGAATGGGAAGGATGAGAATCCTCCGTTTCCTCCGCTGAAGCCTGAAGGAATCTGGCTTTCATAATGGGAAAAGCATGTATGGCATAACTGAACTTGTTTTAGGGATCCGTTTACTTGAACATTTAATTGAACGGTTGCCTGATTCTGCTTACAGTTTTGACATTGCATGAAAAAACAACCTCCTTAAGAATATAAACTGACTTTGACTATCTTTGACTTTTATTATAGTTTGACCTTTTTTGACTTTCAAGTATTTTGTTTGAAAAATTTCTAAGATGGATTGTCCATGACTTTAATGCATCTTTCCTCTTCTTTTCAAGAAACTTGTCTCATACGTATATAGAAGAGGAGGGGAGGACGTCATGCAAAATAAGAATTTTTTAGTCGTTCAGATTGCTTTTGTCTATGTGGGAACGGTTGTTGGAGCGGGTTTTGCTACAGGAAAAGAAATTGTAGAGTTTTTTACCCGTTTTGGAGCAGCGGGAACCATCGGCATCCTCCTTGCCGGCAGTTTGTTTATTCATCTTGGAACAAAATTGATGATTATTGCCTCCAGAATCAAAGCGTCCTCCTTTAAAGAAATGAATGTGTATTTGCTGGGGAATAAAGCCGGACATGCA is a window encoding:
- a CDS encoding M3 family oligoendopeptidase, which translates into the protein MRFEQYIYERPDLNQIKTQFNEALSLFKEAERFEDQDKAMKEIYKIRNAADTMANICYIRHSIDTNDEFYKAEQDFMDELQPHLQGLVTEFYQALADSKYRGRLEEQWGQQLFDLAETQLKTFKEEVLQDLQEENKLSSEYTKLVASAKIEFDGKEYTLVQLQPFAESTDRDLRKRASEAKFEFFSSQADQFDEIYDKLVKVRTRIAKKLGYRTFTELGYARMNRIDYNAEMVSKFRKQVEEHIVPIATGLYERQKERLGLDEFLYYDEPAEFTSGNAVPKGDPDWIVDTGKQMYNELSPETDEFFRFMADKNLLDLLSKKGKAGGGYCTYVADYESPFIFANFNGTSGDIDVLTHEAGHAFQVYMSRGFEVSEYQWPTHEACEIHSMSMEFFTWPWMELFFKEDTEKYKFSHLSGALKFIPYGVAVDEFQHFIYENPDATPKERNSKWRELEKTYLPHREYQDSHYLEQGGFWQKQSHIYNSPFYYIDYTLAQICALQYWKQLHEDREAAWGSYLNLCKQGGSKAFLGLVKAAGLKSPFEDGTIQSVVGEITEWLNKVDDQAL
- a CDS encoding DUF6557 family protein, translating into MNTLKDLVSITPFDKVWGKIILNYSDRMEREIKDIQNDFIVLYEKLHNVELKDNLSNMFIYIVAFESDEDDEPVYQPSFDENNQNLYFDVSGRDDEHFGYSLVGNNFNEWLNFYIDSDTLNSMSFESILAHCLWEMTFFGYDNFDNDNDNDNDNDNEMN
- a CDS encoding ATP-dependent Clp protease ATP-binding subunit, translated to MQCQNCKQNQATVQLNVQVNGSLKQVQLCHTCFSHYESQIPSGFSGGNGGFSSFPFDQLFKNMGSSQGQSAPGSESKRKSGQNGGGLLDQMGRNLTNAAKAGLIDPVIGREDEVSRVIEILNRRNKNNPVLIGEPGVGKTAVAEGLALKISEGKVPSKLAKKEVYLLDVASLVANTSMRGQFEDRMKKLIAELQSRKNVILFIDEIHLVVGAGSAEGSMDAGNILKPALARGEMQLIGATTLKEYRQIEKDAALERRFQPVMVHEPSLDKAIEILQGIQSKYEEYHGVTFSDEAIRACVNLSHRYIQDRFLPDKAIDLLDEAGSKANLKADRVEEADIHDQLGKLAKEKEKAAAEENYELAAKLRHEEILLEKQLEKQDHQEKMIVGLSEIQAIIEQKTGIPVGKIQEDEQAKMKSLEGNLSKKVIGQDEAVQKVAKAVRRSRAGLKRKNRPIGSFLFAGPTGVGKTELTKTLAEELFGTKDSMIRLDMSEYMEKHAVSKIIGSPPGYVGHDDGGQLTEKVRRNPYSIILLDEIEKAHPDVQHMFLQILEDGRLTDSHGRTVNFKETVIIMTSNAGTTEKRMTVGFDTEATAAIKESTLLDSLGTFFKPEFLNRFDAIIEFQSLERKHMLAIVELMLAELQETLDEKNLKLTVSDEAKNRLAELGYHPAFGARPLRRVIQEQLEDQITDLLIDHSELDHVKAVFENESITVTKA